One genomic window of Anopheles stephensi strain Indian unplaced genomic scaffold, UCI_ANSTEP_V1.0 ucontig283, whole genome shotgun sequence includes the following:
- the LOC118516378 gene encoding neurotactin-like — translation MGETDEKETVPAAATTNDTQKPETPQPNMDGAEVEPKETEKLLGNTGTTDEEERPAVPTPTTDDKPQTKASSENVANGEEIINIPEEAVNGEEGRKDAAEEPGKPDKPNKVQAEEREVKPKKVPAGAFKLPGFFNKNKDKPKEADGADNELLEKNGGAENGGGGEGKEGTKPEDGKTGAEDKPKRTAGGFFANLKLRNPFAKKPVTEAAGGEGADKGAEEEEKDEVTAEATDKPSVGEEAGVDGTEEKKPVEEEPEVQAPRKGLLEALRVPLASIIPKRFKPVASGDPDDDIELGKTPKNRAGLASMETLDDSLKDADTKDTVDKPGANGTDGEALVKPDDKEAKDKAAEAEEDAQERSLLQRVQSYRCSVDDIAIIAGVVIFLILVALIIAFTFVGKSEPITAPVRDGKYIETVTNCGRVEGILEDGSFAFRGIPYAVPPVGPNRWKAAQPIENIEHCWNGTLKAHNSTPVCWQIYADGKVDGAEDCLTLDVITPHVRYDNPLPVVVLVGAESFTGDSPGKLRPSTRYARARDVIFVRPNFRLNVFGFLALEQLTKSTHPPTSGNYGLTDLIVALKWIQLNIPHFGGDPKSVTLFGHRAGGTIVTALASSNKTTKLFARTWISSGASIFPGKPLADSEKENALYMSKVRCEDTNCLMEKEDEDILDAVPDVWRRTFPDLPAADENATARHEWLVLDGNIMQQHPADVWSADVSNSVRYVIGSTTHEAHNTKLHLKYTDWTPELVTRHVNESVVGKLGLTEEALRRYNATYQGLVAMVSDIRTICPLLTITQKLQSSQFYVVSQTGGELAIADVDSDVQAILGRYEPKTPEQRRYVSAIQQLFYHYVSHGEIKHELRKKLLDIGQDALPTYNTDNCLFWIKNDVVPRYARLD, via the exons ATGGGTGAAACCGACGAGAAGGAAACTGTACCGGCCGCGGCAACAACAAACGATACGCAAAAACCGGAAACACCTCAACCGAACATGGACGGAGCGGAGGTAGAGCCGAAGGAGACGGAGAAACTGCTCGGCAACACGGGCACCACCGATGAGGAGGAGCGTCCGGCCGTCCCGACACCAACCACCGACGATAAGCCACAAACGAAGGCGAGCAGCGAAAATGTCGCAAACGGGGAGGAAATCATCAACATACCGGAGGAGGCGGTGAACGGGGAGGAGGGCAGGAAGGATGCGGCCGAGGAACCGGGCAAACCGGACAAACCGAACAAGGTGCAGGCGGAGGAGCGCGAGGTAAAGCCGAAGAAGGTGCCGGCCGGTGCGTTCAAGCTGCCCGGCTTCTTCAACAAGAACAAGGACAAACCGAAGGAAGCGGACGGGGCGGATAATGAGCTGCTGGAGAAGAATGGTGGGGCGgagaatggtggtggtggtgagggaAAGGAGGGCACCAAGCCGGAGGATGGTAAGACGGGTGCGGAGGACAAACCGAAGCGAACGGCGGGCGGTTTCTTTGCCAATCTGAAGCTGAGGAATCCGTTCGCCAAGAAGCCGGTGACGGAGGCTGCTGGCGGGGAGGGCGCTGACAAGGGGGCCGAagaggaggagaaggatgaGGTGACGGCCGAGGCCACGGATAAACCGAGCGTCGGGGAGGAGGCGGGTGTTGACGGTACCGAGGAGAAGAAGCCGGTGGAAGAGGAGCCGGAAGTGCAGGCACCGAGGAAAGGATTGCTGGAGGCGCTACGTGTTCCGCTGGCTTCCATTATCCCGAAACGGTTCAAACCGGTGGCGAGCGGTGATCCGGACGATGACATTGAGCTTGGAAAGACACCGAAAAACAGGGCCGGACTAGCGTCGATGGAAACGTTGGACGATTCGCTGAAGGATGCGGACACGAAGGATACGGTCGATAAGCCTGGTGCGAATGGGACGGATGGGGAGGCGTTGGTGAAGCCGGACGATAAGGAGGCAAAGGATAAGGCGGCCGAAGCGGAAGAGGATGCCCAGGAGCGTAGTTTGCTGCAGCGGGTGCAATCCTACCGTTGTTCAGTTG ATGACATCGCCATCATTGCTGGTGTGGTGATCTTCCTGATCCTAGTCGCGCTGATCATCGCCTTCACGTTTGTGGGCAAAAGCGAACCGATCACGGCTCCGGTCCGCGATGGAAAGTACATCGAGACGGTAACGAACTGTGGACGCGTCGAGGGCATCCTCGAGGATGGTTCGTTCGCTTTCCGTGGCATCCCGTACGCTGTGCCTCCGGTCGGTCCGAATCGCTGGAAGGCGGCACAACCGATCGAGAACATCGAACATTGCTGGAACGGAACGCTTAAGGCACACAACTCGACGCCCGTCTGCTGGCAGATCTATGCCGACGGGAAGGTTGATGGTGCGGAGGACTGTCTCACGCTGGACGTTATTACACCGCACGTACGCTACGATAATCCTCTTCCGGTGGTTGTCCTCGTCGGTGCCGAATCCTTCACCGGTGACTCACCCGGCAAACTGCGTCCCTCTACCCGTTACGCTCGCGCACGTGACGTTATCTTCGTGCGACCAAACTTCCGACTGAATGTGTTCGGTTTCCTCGCACTGGAGCAGCTTACCAAGAGCACTCACCCACCGACCTCCGGCAACTACGGACTTACCGACCTAATCGTCGCCCTCAAGTGGATCCAGCTAAACATCCCTCACTTCGGCGGAGATCCAAAGTCAGTGACGCTGTTTGGACACCGGGCCGGCGGTACGATCGTAACTGCGCTCGCATCCTCCAACAAGACAACGAAACTGTTCGCCCGCACCTGGATCTCATCCGGTGCGTCCATCTTCCCGGGCAAACCGCTTGCCGATTCGGAGAAGGAAAACGCACTGTACATGAGCAAGGTCCGCTGCGAGGACACCAACTGTCTGATGGAGAAGGAAGACGAAGACATTCTGGACGCGGTACCGGATGTGTGGCGCCGTACCTTCCCGGACCTACCGGCAGCGGACGAAAACGCAACCGCACGGCACGAATGGCTGGTGCTGGACGGTAACATCATGCAGCAGCATCCGGCCGACGTGTGGAGTGCGGACGTCTCCAACAGCGTACGGTACGTGATCGGGTCGACGACGCACGAAGCGCACAACACCAAGCTTCACCTGAAGTACACCGATTGGACACCGGAGCTGGTAACGCGTCACGTCAACGAAAGTGTCGTCGGCAAGCTGGGACTTACCGAGGAAGCGCTGCGCCGATATAACGCCACCTACCAGGGACTCGTTGCGATGGTATCGGACATTCGTACCATCTGTCCGCTGCTGACGATCACGCAGAAACTGCAAAGCTCCCAGTTCTACGTCGTATCACAAACGGGCGGCGAGCTGGCGATCGCCGATGTCGATTCCGATGTGCAAGCCATCCTGGGCCGTTACGAACCGAAAACGCCCGAACAGCGACGGTACGTTTCGGCGATCCAGCAGCTGTTCTACCATTACGTGTCGCACGGCGAAATTAAGCACGAGCTGCGGAAAAAGCTGCTCGACATTGGGCAGGACGCGCTGCCGACGTACAACACCGACAACTGCCTGTTCTGGATCAAGAACGACGTGGTGCCGCGTTACGCACGGTTAGATTAA